From the Ammospiza caudacuta isolate bAmmCau1 chromosome 26, bAmmCau1.pri, whole genome shotgun sequence genome, one window contains:
- the PCYOX1 gene encoding prenylcysteine oxidase 1 — translation MPGLGRLLTLLLGALCPLALSLRHGPSKIAVVGGGIGGSAAAYFLRQKFGRSVQLHVLEKAALGGRLDTLDVEGASYEAGGSVIHPLNLHMKHFVQELGLSVASPQGSLAGIYNGEEFVFEESSWSFINLLKLLWHYGLNPLRMSMWVEDILDKFMRIYRYQMHDYAFSSNERLLHALGGDDFARLLNQSIDEAMQKAGFSQKFINHVVCPAMRVNYGQGVAIPGFVGAVSLAGVQSGLWSVKGGNKLVCSGLIYSSKAEVIPGTVVSIEPKTRHQRGGDVVKLYEVTYNTSSGLTGDTYDIVVIAAPLGRKMANITFRNFDPPIPEFPNPYHQTVTTLVHGRLNTSFFGYQDPQAFPFGAIFTTDNPKLFINSLGVVSPVGDTGTGETLPLPSAVWKVFSNEELSKEQLSLLFSSYDSVKVKPWLAYPQYSAPERFPPIVLHERLYYLNGLERAASAMEMSAIAARNAALLAFHRWHGHGASVDQEDLHERLKTEL, via the exons ATGCCGGGCCTCGGCCGCCTCCTGACGCTCCTGCTAGGCGCTCTCTGCCCGCTCGCCCTCAGCCTCCGCCATGGGCCCTCCAAGATCG CCGTGGTGGGCGGCGGGATCGGCGGCTCGGCCGCCGCGTATTTCCTGCGGCAGAAGTTCGGCCGCAGCGTGCAGCTGCACGTGCTGGAGAAGGCAGCGCTGGGCGGCCGGCTGGACACGCTGGACGTGGAGGGGGCCAGCTACGAGGCAGGGGGGTCCGTGATCCACCCCCTCAACCTGCACATGAAGCATTTTGTCCAGGAGCTGG GCCTCTCGGTCGCCTCACCCCAGGGCAGCCTTGCAGGCATTTACAATGGGGAGGAATTTGTGTTTGAGGAGAGCAGCTGGTCCTTCATCAACCTCCTCAAGCTGCTGTGGCACTATGGGCTCAACCCCCTGCGCATGTCCATGTGGGTGGAGGACATCCTGGACAAGTTCATGAG GATCTACCGGTACCAGATGCACGACTACGCCTTCAGCAGCAACGAGCGCCTGCTGCACGCCCTGGGCGGCGACGACTTCGCGCGGCTGCTGAACCAGAGCATCGACGAGGCCATGCAGAAAGCAGGCTTCTCCCAGAAATTCATCAACCATGTGGTGTGTCCTGCCATGAGGGTGAATTACGGCCAAGGGGTCGCCATCCCTGGCTTTGTAG GTGCTGTGTCCCTGGCCGGGGTGCAGTCGGGCCTTTGGTCTGTGAAAGGGGGGAACAAACTCGTGTGCTCCGGCCTCATCTACTCCTCCAAGGCCGAGGTTATCCCGGGAACAGTCGTGTCCATAGAGCCAAAAACCAGACACCAGCGTGGTG GGGATGTGGTGAAGCTCTACGAGGTCACCTACAACACGTCCTCGGGGCTCACAGGGGACACCTACGACATCGTGGTCATCGCGGCGCCGCTCGGCCGCAAGATGGCCAACATCACCTTCCGCAACTTCGACCCTCCCATCCCGGAATTCCCCAATCCCTACCACCAGACCGTCACCACCCTGGTGCACGGGCGCTTGAACACCTCCTTCTTTGGCTACCAGGACCCCCAGGCCTTTCCCTTTGGGGCCATTTTCACCACGGACAACCCCAAACTGTTCATCAACAGCCTGGGTGTGGTGTCCCCCGTGGGTGACACGGGCACGGGCGAGACGCTGCCGCTGCCCTCGGCCGTCTGGAAGGTGTTTTCCAACGAGGAgctcagcaaggagcagctcagtTTGCTCTTCTCCTCCTACGACTCGGTGAAGGTGAAGCCGTGGCTGGCGTATCCCCAGTACAGCGCTCCCGAGAGGTTTCCCCCCATCGTGCTGCACGAGCGGCTCTACTACCTGAACGGGCTGGAGCGCGCCGCCAGCGCCATGGAGATGAGCGCCATCGCCGCCCGCAACGCCGCCCTGCTCGCCTTCCACCGCTGGCACGGCCACGGCGCCAGCGTCGACCAGGAGGACCTGCACGAGAGGCTCAAAACGGAGCTCTGA